The Micromonospora sp. WMMD961 genome has a segment encoding these proteins:
- a CDS encoding helix-turn-helix transcriptional regulator produces the protein MAPKTARARRLGIALRHHREAAGLTLETAADEINSTRSTLSRYENAQTLITPATVRALLTSYGVSAEEVAAAVLLAKDARKPGWWVSYSYLLDPRTIDFIALEAEATAIANFEPSVVPGLLQTPDYVRGVMRGGPHTLGDDLVEQRVKIRLDRQQRLTGDNPPIFDAIIDEGALLRPVGDQSVMNGQLRHLVKMAELPNISVQVIPLSAGYHRGTRGSLHILEFADPEDPIIASVETVAGQMILDRAGETRTCTKIMEHLRSVALSPADSREMLLSVLKGR, from the coding sequence ATGGCCCCCAAGACCGCCCGTGCCCGCCGGCTCGGCATCGCCCTGCGCCATCACCGGGAAGCCGCCGGCCTGACGCTGGAAACCGCGGCAGATGAGATCAACAGCACCCGCAGCACCCTCTCCCGCTACGAGAACGCCCAGACCCTCATCACCCCGGCCACCGTGCGCGCCCTGCTCACGTCGTACGGGGTGAGTGCCGAGGAGGTGGCCGCGGCGGTGCTGCTCGCCAAGGACGCCCGCAAGCCGGGCTGGTGGGTGTCCTACTCATACCTGCTGGATCCGCGCACCATCGACTTCATCGCGCTGGAGGCCGAGGCGACCGCCATCGCCAACTTCGAGCCCTCGGTGGTGCCCGGCCTGCTACAGACCCCGGACTACGTCCGTGGCGTGATGCGCGGCGGGCCGCACACCCTCGGCGACGACCTGGTGGAGCAACGGGTCAAGATCCGGCTGGACCGTCAACAACGGCTCACCGGCGACAACCCGCCGATCTTCGACGCGATCATCGACGAGGGCGCGTTGCTACGCCCGGTCGGCGACCAGTCGGTGATGAACGGGCAACTGCGACACCTGGTGAAGATGGCCGAACTACCGAACATCAGCGTCCAGGTCATTCCGCTCTCCGCCGGTTACCACCGGGGCACGCGGGGCTCGCTGCACATTCTCGAGTTCGCCGACCCGGAGGATCCGATCATCGCCTCGGTGGAGACCGTCGCAGGTCAGATGATCCTGGACCGGGCCGGCGAGACGCGTACCTGCACCAAGATCATGGAGCATCTCCGGAGCGTGGCGCTCAGTCCGGCGGACAG